A window of the Calorimonas adulescens genome harbors these coding sequences:
- a CDS encoding PTS sugar transporter subunit IIB → MKKITLICAAGMSTSLMVTKMKEAAKKLGMEVEIRATSESKFKQYENDTDILLLGPQVGFLLNKYKQTYEPKGIKVEVIDSIDYGMMNGEKVLKNALGIQSM, encoded by the coding sequence ATGAAGAAAATTACATTAATATGTGCTGCAGGAATGTCCACAAGCCTAATGGTTACAAAGATGAAAGAAGCGGCAAAAAAGCTAGGAATGGAGGTCGAGATAAGGGCTACATCGGAAAGTAAATTTAAGCAGTACGAAAACGATACGGACATTTTACTTCTTGGGCCTCAGGTAGGCTTTCTGCTAAATAAATATAAACAAACCTACGAACCCAAAGGAATAAAAGTAGAGGTAATAGACAGTATAGACTACGGGATGATGAATGGAGAGAAAGTATTGAAGAATGCGTTAGGCATTCAAAGTATGTAA
- a CDS encoding patatin-like phospholipase family protein, translating to MCSKTALVLGGGGARGYAHIGVIKALEEAGIQIDMIVGTSIGAIVGAGYASGLTVEEMESIAESMTLKKFIELMDISVSSQGLIKGNGISSFLNQAIKKKNFDELDIPFYAVATNILTGEKIVINQGDLIDAVRASMAIPGLFTPIRYYDKILVDGTLVDFLPINVAIQNGANRVIAVNVSSEVDGVSTINRIYISLRRALDKVEVAAIPENFRGVLKKYPNAIYFTIKALEILNTCKQDISLAPNVVVLTPPVQNIKWYNFQKAKEGIEAGYTTAVELINRGFMQT from the coding sequence ATGTGCAGTAAAACGGCTCTTGTACTTGGAGGAGGAGGGGCAAGGGGGTATGCCCATATAGGGGTCATTAAAGCTCTGGAGGAAGCGGGGATACAAATAGACATGATTGTGGGCACCAGTATAGGTGCTATAGTTGGAGCCGGTTATGCTTCGGGCCTTACTGTAGAAGAAATGGAATCCATAGCAGAATCTATGACTTTAAAAAAATTTATTGAACTTATGGACATCTCCGTTTCATCTCAGGGGCTTATTAAGGGTAATGGAATCAGCAGTTTTTTAAATCAAGCTATCAAAAAGAAGAACTTCGATGAACTTGATATACCTTTTTATGCCGTAGCAACTAATATTTTGACGGGAGAAAAGATAGTAATAAACCAGGGTGATCTAATAGATGCTGTAAGGGCAAGTATGGCAATTCCAGGTTTATTCACCCCTATACGTTATTATGACAAAATCTTAGTTGATGGCACTCTTGTAGACTTTCTGCCCATAAACGTGGCGATACAAAACGGTGCTAACCGTGTGATTGCTGTAAATGTCTCATCAGAGGTCGATGGCGTATCGACAATTAACAGAATATATATATCTCTGAGACGAGCATTAGATAAGGTAGAGGTTGCTGCAATACCAGAGAATTTTAGAGGTGTACTTAAGAAATATCCTAATGCTATTTATTTTACCATAAAGGCACTGGAGATATTAAATACATGTAAACAGGACATCTCTCTGGCCCCAAATGTGGTCGTGCTCACCCCTCCTGTCCAAAACATCAAATGGTATAACTTTCAAAAGGCTAAGGAAGGGATAGAGGCGGGCTATACCACTGCTGTGGAGCTTATAAATCGTGGATTTATGCAGACATGA
- a CDS encoding divergent polysaccharide deacetylase family protein, which yields MRVIIIKRTLIVVIVIVILLVTGLYGAYTEVFNDNEQKVIAIIIDDFGNNGKGTETFFKIKERLTVAVLPNMPYTVEDAERAHQNGFEVIVHLPMEPVKGKKSWLPPDSITSDLSYNEVLKKTCKAFDQVPYAVGFNNHMGSKITSDKNMMRIILEEAKRRGYYVVDSKTTKNSVIDEVSEAIGIKHYDRDLFLDAKSEYGVYKQVIRLAEIAGEKGYAVGIGHVGPEGGTITARGIMDALPELEKMNIKIVYVSQLK from the coding sequence ATGAGAGTAATAATTATAAAGAGAACCCTGATTGTGGTTATCGTTATCGTAATCCTATTGGTGACTGGGCTTTATGGTGCCTATACTGAGGTATTTAATGATAATGAGCAAAAGGTGATAGCCATAATAATAGATGATTTTGGCAACAATGGTAAAGGAACGGAAACCTTTTTTAAAATTAAAGAGAGGCTTACAGTGGCTGTATTGCCAAATATGCCGTATACTGTTGAGGATGCTGAAAGGGCTCACCAAAATGGATTTGAGGTAATAGTGCACCTGCCCATGGAACCGGTAAAGGGCAAAAAAAGCTGGCTTCCACCCGATTCAATAACGTCTGATTTGAGTTATAATGAGGTACTTAAAAAAACCTGTAAGGCATTTGATCAGGTGCCTTATGCAGTTGGCTTTAATAATCATATGGGTTCTAAGATTACCTCTGATAAGAATATGATGCGTATCATACTGGAAGAGGCTAAAAGACGTGGTTATTATGTGGTGGACAGCAAGACCACTAAAAATTCTGTAATCGATGAGGTATCAGAGGCAATAGGAATCAAACATTATGATAGAGACCTATTTTTAGACGCAAAGAGCGAATATGGTGTGTACAAACAGGTTATAAGGTTGGCAGAAATAGCAGGGGAAAAAGGATACGCCGTTGGAATAGGGCATGTAGGACCTGAGGGTGGGACGATTACCGCCAGAGGGATAATGGACGCACTGCCAGAGCTTGAAAAGATGAACATTAAAATAGTATATGTGTCTCAATTAAAATAG
- a CDS encoding indolepyruvate oxidoreductase subunit beta, which translates to MSSTKSILLVGVGGQGTILASRVLTKGLVAAGYDVKMSEIHGMSQRGGSVSTQIRFGEKVYSPIIGRGTADAIVAFEQMEGLRYIDFLKVDGMMVINDYRQPSLPVMIGDAEYPDGIIDELSSKVKTVVFDAADVANSIGNLKVQNIVLLGALIKVIGLENLEWEAIISLEVPPKFKDMNIEAYHKGLELAS; encoded by the coding sequence ATGAGCAGTACAAAGAGCATTCTACTGGTTGGAGTCGGAGGCCAGGGCACTATACTTGCCAGTCGTGTCCTTACCAAGGGATTGGTGGCAGCGGGATATGATGTAAAGATGTCTGAAATACACGGTATGTCTCAGAGGGGCGGCAGCGTATCAACCCAGATAAGATTTGGTGAAAAGGTATATTCCCCTATCATAGGCAGGGGTACAGCGGATGCCATAGTGGCCTTTGAACAGATGGAGGGATTGAGATATATAGATTTCTTAAAGGTCGATGGTATGATGGTTATCAATGACTATAGGCAGCCGTCATTGCCCGTAATGATTGGTGATGCTGAATACCCCGACGGCATTATAGATGAACTGAGTTCAAAGGTTAAGACTGTTGTATTTGATGCTGCCGATGTGGCAAACAGCATTGGTAACCTAAAGGTGCAGAATATAGTCCTCCTTGGGGCATTGATTAAAGTGATAGGCCTTGAAAATCTGGAATGGGAGGCAATTATATCTCTGGAAGTACCTCCTAAATTTAAAGATATGAATATTGAGGCTTACCATAAGGGACTTGAACTTGCATCATAA
- a CDS encoding sigma 54-interacting transcriptional regulator has protein sequence MKRIDMVYQKLKELDKGAGVSASDIADSLGLSRANVSSDLNKLCDEGKAVKTGTKPVFFRPVQEILHKNEETSLDKFVEKNPSLFSAVEQAKAAILYPPGGMHILILGETGVGKSMFAGLIHKYAIEINRMEKNSPFVVFNCADYANNPQLLISQLFGTKKGAYTGADSDKIGLIEKADGGILFLDEVHRLPPEGQEMFFAFIDNGIFRRLGETDLERKSNVLIIAATTENPESILLKTFMRRIPMIIRLPNLRERSIEERFNLICQFMREESNKLGRQIMVSVNSMRAFLSYSCPNNIGQLKTDIQLVCAKAYADFVSNKKEDIKINSIDLPQYIREGLYMETEHRQLWNKFLNINKRYFIFDKSEKSILLEEGSGEENIYEMIDMKMHELKDRGLSGEELDKEMEKDIKDYFEKYFYKVNNTIDISDIENVVGIEIVRVVEEIIKFSEKRLNRVLSKEVYCGMAVHIYNAVERIRRNRKIMNPQLNKIRTEYSEEFNVALDCLKIIEQVLDVSMPIDEAGFLAMFFAYDGKEVKEQKSKDVKVIVIAHGKATATSMVETANSLLGTKYAIGINAPLDEKPQQVLSKLKTYLKNAGIKSDILFLVDMGSLTTFGEEIEKEFGIKTKTIPLVSTLHVIEATRKAMIGHSLEEVYEETLNVNTFLEEGASSKTVSEMEEKLAIVAICTTGEGSAVAVKNILEQHLNYDNNIFEIIPINLVGTESIHTRLRNIEKEKKILCIVSSFKIDTSIPQYGLHEVLSLEAIKPIQRLIDIENTYIKMGDTLENQLKNINSKYVLQDIKKFINAIENELNIKVNTNALIGIALHVACMIDRLKGGGSVDEFMDRGKYISENYELYNIVKRACEILTKKYDIDISDDEICYIMTFFNYKIILN, from the coding sequence ATGAAAAGAATCGATATGGTTTATCAAAAGCTTAAAGAGCTTGATAAAGGAGCAGGTGTAAGTGCCTCTGATATTGCTGACTCCCTTGGACTTAGCAGAGCTAATGTCAGCAGTGATCTTAATAAGTTGTGCGATGAAGGCAAAGCAGTTAAAACAGGCACAAAACCGGTATTTTTTAGACCTGTTCAGGAAATTTTACATAAAAATGAAGAGACATCTCTTGATAAATTTGTAGAGAAAAATCCAAGTCTCTTTTCTGCTGTTGAGCAAGCTAAGGCTGCTATATTGTATCCTCCCGGTGGGATGCATATATTAATTTTGGGGGAGACCGGGGTTGGAAAATCTATGTTTGCAGGACTCATACATAAATATGCGATAGAAATAAACAGAATGGAGAAAAATTCTCCGTTTGTAGTTTTTAACTGTGCAGACTATGCTAATAATCCACAACTCCTTATTAGTCAGCTATTTGGTACTAAGAAAGGTGCTTATACCGGGGCAGATTCTGATAAGATAGGACTTATTGAAAAAGCAGATGGTGGCATACTTTTCCTGGATGAGGTTCATAGGCTTCCACCGGAAGGACAGGAAATGTTTTTTGCTTTTATAGATAATGGTATATTTAGAAGGCTTGGTGAAACTGATTTAGAAAGAAAATCTAATGTATTAATTATAGCTGCTACCACTGAAAATCCAGAATCTATTCTTCTTAAGACATTTATGAGAAGAATTCCAATGATTATACGTCTGCCAAACCTTCGTGAGAGAAGCATTGAAGAAAGATTCAACCTTATCTGCCAATTTATGAGAGAAGAATCTAATAAACTTGGCAGACAGATTATGGTGTCAGTAAATTCCATGAGAGCTTTTTTGAGCTATAGCTGTCCCAACAATATTGGACAATTAAAAACCGATATTCAACTTGTGTGTGCGAAAGCTTATGCAGATTTTGTTTCAAATAAGAAGGAAGATATCAAAATAAACAGTATTGATTTGCCACAGTATATAAGAGAAGGACTGTATATGGAAACGGAACACCGACAGTTATGGAACAAGTTTTTAAATATTAATAAAAGATATTTCATATTTGACAAAAGTGAAAAAAGTATATTGCTTGAGGAAGGCAGCGGTGAGGAAAACATATATGAAATGATAGATATGAAGATGCATGAGCTAAAAGACAGGGGACTCAGCGGGGAAGAACTCGATAAGGAAATGGAGAAAGATATTAAAGATTACTTTGAAAAGTATTTTTACAAGGTCAATAACACCATTGATATTTCAGACATTGAAAATGTTGTAGGAATTGAAATTGTTCGAGTTGTTGAAGAGATAATAAAGTTTTCTGAAAAAAGGCTAAATAGGGTATTGAGCAAAGAAGTTTATTGTGGAATGGCAGTTCATATATATAATGCAGTTGAGCGAATTAGACGAAATAGAAAAATTATGAATCCTCAACTTAATAAGATAAGAACTGAATATAGTGAAGAATTTAATGTGGCCCTTGACTGTCTGAAAATAATAGAGCAGGTATTGGATGTATCTATGCCCATTGACGAAGCCGGATTTCTTGCCATGTTTTTTGCCTATGATGGCAAAGAAGTAAAAGAGCAAAAAAGTAAAGATGTAAAAGTAATTGTTATTGCACATGGTAAAGCGACTGCTACTTCCATGGTAGAAACTGCAAACAGCCTTCTTGGAACGAAATATGCAATAGGCATTAATGCTCCACTTGATGAAAAGCCTCAACAGGTACTTTCAAAGCTGAAGACATATCTTAAAAATGCTGGAATAAAATCTGACATTTTATTTTTGGTGGATATGGGTTCGCTTACAACTTTTGGTGAAGAAATTGAAAAGGAATTTGGCATTAAGACAAAAACAATTCCTCTTGTAAGCACCTTGCATGTAATAGAAGCGACAAGGAAGGCGATGATAGGCCATTCCCTGGAAGAAGTATATGAAGAAACATTGAATGTTAATACCTTTTTAGAAGAAGGGGCAAGTAGTAAAACTGTTAGTGAAATGGAAGAAAAACTGGCTATAGTTGCGATATGTACAACTGGAGAAGGAAGTGCAGTTGCGGTAAAAAATATTCTTGAGCAGCATCTCAATTATGACAACAATATCTTTGAAATTATACCGATAAACCTTGTTGGAACGGAGAGCATACATACAAGATTGAGAAATATAGAAAAAGAAAAAAAGATTTTATGCATTGTCAGTTCATTCAAGATAGATACAAGTATACCTCAGTATGGGTTGCATGAGGTGTTAAGCTTGGAAGCTATTAAGCCAATACAAAGACTTATAGATATTGAAAATACTTATATAAAGATGGGTGATACCTTAGAAAACCAGCTGAAAAATATCAATAGTAAATACGTTTTACAGGACATAAAGAAGTTTATTAATGCCATTGAAAATGAATTAAATATTAAAGTTAATACAAACGCTTTAATTGGAATAGCCTTGCATGTAGCGTGTATGATAGACAGATTGAAAGGTGGAGGATCTGTTGATGAGTTTATGGATAGAGGAAAGTATATTTCGGAAAATTATGAACTTTACAATATAGTTAAAAGGGCATGTGAGATTTTAACTAAGAAATACGATATTGACATTTCGGATGATGAGATTTGTTATATTATGACTTTTTTTAATTATAAAATAATACTAAATTAA
- the rpiB gene encoding ribose 5-phosphate isomerase B, translating to MKIGVGSDHVGYALKLEIIEHLKELGHEVVDFGHYNNQRTDYPIYGEKVANAVVNKEVDCGILICGTGVGMSIAANKVNGIRAVVCSEPYSAMLSKQHNNTNILTLGARVVGTELAKMIVDSWLGVEYEAGRHDKRLEMIREIETKQK from the coding sequence ATGAAAATAGGTGTAGGAAGTGATCATGTAGGATACGCATTAAAGTTAGAAATAATAGAACACTTAAAAGAACTCGGACATGAAGTGGTCGACTTTGGACACTATAATAATCAAAGAACAGACTATCCTATTTATGGCGAAAAGGTAGCTAATGCAGTAGTAAATAAGGAAGTGGATTGTGGTATTTTAATATGCGGTACAGGAGTAGGTATGTCAATTGCTGCTAATAAGGTGAATGGAATAAGAGCCGTTGTATGCAGCGAACCTTATTCGGCAATGTTATCAAAACAGCACAATAACACGAATATATTGACACTTGGAGCAAGAGTGGTAGGAACTGAATTAGCAAAGATGATAGTAGACTCATGGCTTGGAGTTGAGTATGAGGCAGGCCGACATGATAAAAGACTAGAGATGATAAGAGAGATTGAAACAAAGCAAAAATAG
- a CDS encoding DUF4258 domain-containing protein, protein MWSKHAREKMQKYDISIDFVINGIMNGEIIEYIWRYGYGKLYIIFFINRHDGKSLCLFYV, encoded by the coding sequence ATGTGGTCGAAACATGCAAGAGAAAAGATGCAAAAATATGATATATCAATAGATTTTGTAATAAATGGCATAATGAATGGTGAAATTATAGAGTATATTTGGAGATATGGATATGGAAAATTGTATATAATTTTCTTCATTAACAGGCATGATGGGAAATCATTGTGCCTTTTTTATGTTTAA
- a CDS encoding PTS lactose/cellobiose transporter subunit IIA, with protein sequence MEYEEIVMQIIVSSGNARTHAMTAIQHAKSGNISEARKEIEKAGDELGKAHDAQTKLIQDEAAGNTREVTLLMVHAQDHLMNAMTVKDLAQEFIDMYERQVKLESVLAQ encoded by the coding sequence ATGGAGTATGAAGAAATAGTAATGCAAATTATTGTAAGTAGTGGTAATGCTAGAACCCATGCAATGACTGCCATACAGCATGCGAAGTCTGGGAATATATCTGAAGCGAGAAAGGAGATTGAGAAAGCAGGTGATGAGTTAGGCAAAGCACATGATGCACAAACAAAGCTTATACAGGATGAAGCAGCTGGAAATACAAGAGAAGTTACATTGCTTATGGTACATGCTCAAGACCACCTCATGAATGCAATGACGGTAAAAGATTTAGCCCAAGAATTTATTGACATGTACGAAAGGCAAGTAAAGTTAGAAAGTGTTTTGGCACAATAA
- a CDS encoding general stress protein, translating into MADDKAKVIGSFSSRDMAEKAIRNMRAKGFTDNEMSVIAKDNENRGNTGAENNLNTGMTTGGVLGGVAGLAASAGALMIPGIGPIVAMGPLAATITGAVGGGIVGSLVDWGIPAEQARKYEEDIKAGGAVVSVESTRQKVDEAAKQLRAEGARNVYVK; encoded by the coding sequence ATGGCTGATGATAAAGCAAAAGTTATTGGTTCATTCTCATCAAGGGACATGGCTGAAAAGGCTATAAGGAATATGAGAGCAAAGGGGTTTACTGACAATGAAATGTCTGTAATAGCCAAGGATAATGAAAACCGTGGCAACACAGGTGCAGAGAACAACCTTAACACGGGTATGACAACAGGAGGTGTCCTCGGAGGTGTTGCCGGCCTGGCCGCCAGCGCTGGTGCACTGATGATACCAGGCATAGGCCCTATCGTGGCTATGGGCCCTTTAGCTGCAACCATCACTGGAGCAGTTGGTGGAGGAATAGTCGGCAGTCTTGTAGACTGGGGCATTCCTGCAGAACAGGCAAGAAAATATGAGGAAGACATCAAGGCAGGCGGGGCAGTTGTATCTGTTGAATCAACAAGGCAAAAAGTGGATGAAGCTGCTAAACAGCTCCGGGCAGAAGGTGCAAGGAACGTATATGTAAAATAG
- a CDS encoding PTS sugar transporter subunit IIC, which produces MNKINKIQGDLQKFAYNIQHNRYISAISNGLTAILPIIMIGAISSLLNSMNVAPYQDFLKSTGIKQYLSIPGSVTTDFIALYAVVAIAYKLAESFDIEGFTPGILALMSFLILTPLGNTKEIGNYLPTNWTGATGLFVAILVGLCVTRLYVYIVNKGWTIKMPDGVPETVTKSFVALLPGFVIAFIMLILRVIFAYTPFGNVHSFIFKIVQLPLQNIGSTWAAMVIGILAIQLLWFFGIHGTLAIGVSIIKPIWLALDLQNLQLFQAGMRGTNIVGWSFYMAFINLGGAGAMLGLAFVLLRAKSKRYRTLGKLALAPALCCINEPLIFGLPVVMNPTFFIPFLVAPVVIGLLAYFLISIGILPTVTGITVPLGTPVILSGFIVGGWRSALYQVVATIISGLIYWPFFRIVDNQAYEEEKLATQQK; this is translated from the coding sequence ATGAATAAAATTAATAAAATCCAGGGCGATTTACAAAAATTTGCCTACAATATTCAGCATAATAGGTACATCAGTGCCATATCTAATGGATTAACAGCTATATTACCAATAATTATGATAGGTGCAATCAGCAGTTTGCTTAATTCAATGAATGTAGCACCGTATCAGGATTTTTTAAAAAGCACGGGGATAAAACAATATCTATCTATTCCAGGCTCTGTGACTACAGATTTTATAGCTCTTTATGCTGTAGTGGCAATTGCTTATAAACTGGCAGAGAGTTTTGACATTGAAGGATTTACTCCTGGAATATTAGCATTAATGAGTTTTTTAATATTAACTCCATTAGGAAATACAAAGGAAATCGGAAATTATTTACCCACCAATTGGACGGGTGCTACAGGGTTGTTCGTTGCTATTTTAGTGGGGCTATGTGTTACTAGATTGTATGTTTATATTGTGAATAAAGGTTGGACTATTAAAATGCCCGATGGAGTTCCCGAAACTGTAACAAAATCTTTTGTGGCTCTTTTACCGGGCTTTGTTATAGCTTTCATAATGCTTATTCTAAGAGTAATATTTGCCTATACGCCATTTGGGAATGTCCATTCATTTATCTTTAAAATTGTTCAATTGCCCCTTCAAAATATAGGTAGCACATGGGCGGCAATGGTGATAGGAATTCTTGCAATACAACTACTGTGGTTCTTTGGAATTCATGGAACACTGGCAATCGGTGTGTCCATAATAAAGCCAATATGGTTAGCGTTGGATTTGCAAAACTTACAGCTTTTCCAGGCTGGAATGAGGGGAACTAATATCGTTGGATGGAGTTTTTATATGGCCTTCATCAATCTGGGAGGAGCCGGAGCTATGCTTGGACTGGCATTTGTTTTGTTAAGAGCAAAATCAAAACGATACAGAACCTTAGGAAAGTTAGCCCTTGCTCCGGCATTATGCTGTATAAATGAGCCGCTTATTTTTGGGCTTCCTGTGGTGATGAATCCTACATTTTTTATTCCTTTCCTGGTTGCTCCAGTAGTTATAGGATTATTAGCTTATTTTCTCATATCAATTGGAATATTACCAACTGTTACAGGGATTACGGTCCCGCTTGGAACACCGGTTATTTTATCCGGATTTATTGTTGGCGGGTGGCGCTCTGCACTGTATCAAGTAGTAGCTACAATAATATCAGGTCTTATTTATTGGCCGTTTTTCAGAATCGTAGACAATCAGGCCTATGAAGAAGAAAAACTAGCGACTCAACAAAAATAG
- the rpe gene encoding ribulose-phosphate 3-epimerase encodes MMKKIICPSMMCANFDSLKEEVAKLDMAGIDIFHIDIMDGIFVPNFGMGLQDIQCIRKNTEKLIDVHLMIENPGNYIDLFAKLGVDIIYIHPEADKHPARTIEKIKAASKAAGIAINPGTSVETIEELLPMIDYLMAMTVNPGFAGQKYLNFVDNKIKKLVRLKKDYGFKVMVDGAISSEKINELSKLGVDGFILGTSSLFGKNEDYKTIIERLKK; translated from the coding sequence ATTATGAAAAAGATAATTTGTCCATCAATGATGTGTGCAAATTTCGATTCTCTTAAAGAAGAAGTTGCAAAGTTAGATATGGCTGGAATAGATATATTCCATATTGATATAATGGATGGAATCTTTGTACCTAACTTTGGTATGGGGCTGCAGGATATTCAGTGTATAAGAAAAAACACAGAAAAATTAATTGATGTACATTTAATGATTGAAAATCCAGGCAATTATATAGATTTATTTGCGAAATTAGGAGTGGATATAATATATATTCATCCGGAGGCGGACAAGCATCCTGCCAGAACTATAGAAAAAATAAAAGCAGCAAGCAAAGCTGCAGGGATAGCAATAAATCCGGGAACTTCAGTGGAGACTATAGAAGAATTATTGCCAATGATTGATTATCTGATGGCTATGACAGTGAATCCAGGATTTGCGGGACAAAAGTATTTAAATTTTGTAGACAATAAAATTAAAAAATTGGTTAGATTAAAAAAAGATTATGGATTTAAGGTAATGGTAGATGGCGCAATATCATCGGAAAAAATTAACGAGCTTTCAAAGTTGGGAGTAGACGGATTCATATTGGGGACATCTTCATTATTTGGGAAAAATGAAGATTACAAAACAATTATAGAAAGACTAAAGAAGTAG
- a CDS encoding lysophospholipid acyltransferase family protein, giving the protein MFYVTFRCICYIIFKILFRIKFEGIENIPKDGACIIASNHRSILDPFLLASGLKRKIIFLANKYLFDIPVVGSLIRKLDAIPLDKKKVDIKALKAALNVLECGGIIGMFPEGGIRKEGHTDITGIEEGILFLAKTSKAPIVPCNIEGSSEVLPVGKYIPKLKKVKIKFFEQIDCTQLTKEDYGYYKQLIYKYINNIQEVEDVQ; this is encoded by the coding sequence ATGTTTTATGTTACATTCAGATGCATCTGTTATATTATATTTAAAATTTTGTTCAGAATTAAATTCGAGGGGATTGAAAATATTCCGAAGGATGGTGCATGTATTATAGCCAGTAATCACAGGAGTATACTTGACCCGTTTCTATTGGCTTCAGGTCTTAAAAGGAAAATAATATTTCTTGCCAACAAATATCTCTTTGATATACCGGTAGTAGGGTCTTTAATCAGAAAATTGGATGCCATCCCTTTAGATAAAAAAAAGGTGGACATAAAAGCATTAAAAGCTGCTTTGAATGTATTGGAGTGTGGTGGTATAATAGGTATGTTCCCTGAAGGTGGTATCAGAAAAGAAGGGCACACTGATATTACCGGCATTGAGGAAGGAATACTTTTTTTAGCAAAGACCTCAAAGGCGCCGATTGTCCCATGTAACATTGAAGGTAGCAGTGAAGTTCTCCCGGTTGGGAAATATATACCAAAATTAAAAAAGGTAAAGATTAAATTTTTTGAGCAGATAGACTGCACTCAATTAACAAAAGAGGACTATGGATATTATAAACAATTAATATATAAATATATAAACAATATTCAGGAGGTAGAAGATGTGCAGTAA